Proteins from one Phalacrocorax carbo chromosome 19, bPhaCar2.1, whole genome shotgun sequence genomic window:
- the TICAM1 gene encoding TIR domain-containing adapter molecule 1: MAQSTELQPSFEDVLNILSQIPQDKLLSLKYKLKHLIFGPSSKLLQAMVLLTLGQEVDAKICLEALQDNQAAQYVHQTKLGTAGVQEEGEDLQPPQLDADAMVLLAEIYSVLVKEKLCSREAMDKACQAATKACNASKEAQGDTLNGIPAEDQEKHGSAISMSPGDKFQALRSDECVRFLQTASPNYVVRSSPVQIRGNSDLSGPQTLRSSGSPSFPSHFEISVSPTVAFHTEPASHERVPQHSWLCEGRTSGAGQPDGDRASHGLQETSWTSRPSSHPRQDTGAQVPQPEKVLQVSSCHPPLPIPETQLPTLGAVNQPVESSDVSSTVAAESHAPKENTDKKQDEKQLSTCLPDSRATANTGPAHMPMEDSSVPAGIPSNSASASISTSSLPPPTYSSSSTLPPPLQGPHSNLYPPHLHLSPSPAWPPLQTLEPVPTSEPDGGKFFTFVVLHASEDEVVAHRVKDRLEKMGVPNGATLCEDFFIAGRSHLTCFQDAMENSAFIILLLTKNFPCDLCMFQTNAALMESILKPSKRDSVIPFVPKENPLERSQIPSTLGGLMPLDENSPGFSRTVRNTFTTSRINERKATWNLMQRRKLQLYQEQYQTLQNLAALNLGSLAQVPPSATWPQLLEQPPRQWCPPALTVLPATYPPPPAGYPMPAQMGAPPFQPLHFPSGHYNMTHGPGGIPPLIIQHARMVQIGNHNTMQVETVTPGPQDSEKETR, encoded by the coding sequence ATGGCACAGAGCACCGAGCTCCAACCAAGTTTTGAGGATGTTTTGAATATTCTATCCCAGATCCCACAAGATAAACTCCTTAGCCTCAAATATAAACTGAAGCACTTGATATTTGGGCCCAGCAGCAAATTACTGCAAGCCATGGTCCTGCTTACTCTGGGACAAGAAGTGGATGCAAAAATTTGTTTGGAAGCCTTGCAAGATAACCAGGCAGCCCAGTATGTCCACCAGACCAAACTGGGCACTGCAGGAGTgcaggaagagggggaggatctgcagcctccccagctGGATGCAGATGCCATGGTGCTTCTGGCAGAGATCTACTCAGTGTTGGTGAAGGAAAAACTGTGCAGTCGTGAAGCCATGGACAAAGCCTGCCAGGCTGCCACCAAAGCCTGCAACGCCAGCAAGGAAGCTCAGGGGGACACGCTCAACGGCATCCCAGCTGAGGACCAGGAAAAACACGGCTCTGCTATCAGCATGAGCCCAGGTGACAAATTTCAGGCACTGAGATCTGATGAGTGTGTAAGATTTCTCCAGACGGCCAGCCCAAACTACGTGGTGAGAAGTTCTCCAGTGCAGATCAGAGGCAACTCGGACCTTTCAGGCCCACAGACCTTGCGCTCCTCAGGGAGTCCCTCTTTCCCCAGTCACTTTGAGATCAGTGTGTCGCCAACAGTTGCTTTTCACACCGAGCCTGCTTCCCACGAGCGtgtcccccagcacagctggctgtGTGAAGGGAGGACGAGCGGTGCTGGTCAGCCTGATGGGGACAGAGCAAGCCATGGCCTGCAGGAAACGAGCTGGACCAGCAGACCCAGCTCTCATCCCAGGCAGGACACAGGTGCCCAAGTCCCCCAACCAGAGAAGGTTCTGCAGGTCAGTTCATGTCATCCACCTCTCCCCATTCCTGAAACGCAGCTGCCCACGCTGGGTGCTGTGAACCAACCTGTTGAAAGTAGTGATGTTTCCAGCACAGTGGCAGCAGAATCTCACgcaccaaaagaaaacacagacaaaaagcaAGATGAAAAGCAATTATCTACATGTCTCCCTGACTCAAGAGCTACAGCGAATACTGGTCCTGCCCACATGCCCATGGAGGACTCCTCTGTTCCAGCAGGCATTCCTTCTAACTCTGCATCTGCTTCCATTTCAACCagttcccttcctcctcctacCTATTCCTCCTCCTCaacccttccccctcctcttcaGGGACCCCATTCCAACTTATATCCCCCTCACCTCCACTTATCcccctctccagcctggcctcctcTTCAAACTCTAGAACCAGTGCCCACATCAGAGCCAGATGGTGGGAAGTTCTTCACTTTTGTTGTCCTGCATGCTAGTGAAGATGAGGTTGTTGCCCATCGAGTCAAGGACCGGCTGGAGAAGATGGGGGTTCCCAATGGTGCCACACTCTGTGAGGACTTCTTCATTGCCGGACGCAGCCATCTGACTTGCTTCCAGGATGCTATGGAAAACTCTGCTTTCATCATCCTTCTGCTGACCAAGAACTTCCCATGCGACCTGTGTATGTTTCAGACAAACGCTGCTCTGATGGAGTCCATCCTGAAACCATCCAAGCGCGACTCAGTCATCCCTTTCGTGCCCAAGGAGAACCCCCTGGAGCGGAGCCAGATTCCCAGCACGCTTGGCGGGCTGATGCCCTTGGATGAGAACTCTCCTGGATTCTCCAGGACAGTGCGGAACACCTTTACCACCAGCAGGATCAATGAGAGGAAAGCCACCTGGAACCTGATGCAGAGAAGGAAACTCCAGCTGTATCAGGAACAGTATCAAACACTGCAGAACTTAGCTGCTCTGAACCTTGGCTCCCTTGCCCAGGTGCCTCCATCAGCAACATGGccgcagctgctggagcaacCACCCCGACAGTGGTGCCCCCCTGCTTTGACTGTCCTTCCTGCCACATACCCACCTCCCCCCGCTGGCTACCCCATGCCTGCTCAGATGGGTGCCCCTCCTTTCCAACCGCTTCATTTCCCGTCAGGCCACTACAACATGACGCATGGTCCAGGAGGCATCCCGCCCCTCATCATTCAACATGCTCGAATGGTTCAGATTGGGAACCACAACACGATGCAGGTAGAAACTGTCACACCAGGTCCACAGGACAGTGAGAAAGAAACCAGGTAG